Proteins from one Triticum aestivum cultivar Chinese Spring chromosome 7A, IWGSC CS RefSeq v2.1, whole genome shotgun sequence genomic window:
- the LOC123152616 gene encoding uclacyanin 1 has product MAAATRALLVAAVTAAALFGTALGATYTVGAPAGSWDLRTNYTRWTSTIRFYTGDELRFQYPAAAHNVVEVTKTAYDNCSSSSPVATFPSGNDVIPLAAVGTRYFICGLPGHCAGGMKVQVNVQSKVVRCRRRGTRQRCTQTTPQPSSAAQAGAEPVLALGLAAVLAGLMLLY; this is encoded by the coding sequence ATGGCGGCAGCTACCAGAGCTCTCCTTGTTGCCGCAGTGACCGCGGCGGCGCTGTTCGGCACGGCGCTCGGCGCCACCTACACAGTCGGCGCACCGGCCGGGTCATGGGACCTCCGGACAAACTACACCCGATGGACTTCCACCATCAGGTTCTACACCGGCGACGAGCTCCGGTTCCAGTACCCCGCTGCGGCGCACAACGTGGTGGAGGTGACCAAGACGGCCTACGACAACTGCAGCAGCTCTAGTCCCGTCGCCACGTTCCCGAGCGGCAACGATGTCATTCCGCTCGCCGCCGTCGGGACCCGGTACTTCATCTGCGGCCTGCCGGGGCACTGCGCCGGTGGCATGAAGGTACAGGTCAACGTCCAGTCCAAGGTAGTGAGATGCCGAAGGAGAGGGACGAGGCAGCGGTGCACACAGACAACGCCACAGCCGAGCTCGGCGGCTCAGGCTGGTGCTGAGCCTGTGCTAGCGCTCGGGCTGGCCGCCGTCTTGGCTGGCTTGATGCTTCTCTACTAG
- the LOC123151958 gene encoding uncharacterized protein — MGAKCRGIVRADVLAKGLSHRAIATRKLKGVNRDKGHESYIPNTVANDGCDKLVPLAFALVSAENNDNWEWFLNLVRTKLKDAAVVMVELEDVDVVTVELEDVAVVMCHTHDAAILEDVAVVTVELKDVVVVTVELEDMAVVTTELEDVAVVIVELEDVAVLTGLGRESYVCVGHVPADRSAEMEIRRRRALAMALAAVLAAVTVARVATAATSYTVGAPDGLWDMHTDYAEWVAARTFHPGDNITFTYSRELHDVVEVGKAGYDACSSANNVSAFRSGNDVVALTTVGTRYFLCGLTGHCDSGMKIRVDVVAASTGPVAAPPTTSAGGNVVAGLGALVVTHALLASISVW, encoded by the exons atgggcgccaaatgtcgtggaattgtcagggcagatgtcctagcaaaaggacttagtcatagggccatcgcaactaggaagcttaaaggggttaatcgggacaaaggacacgagag ctatatccccaacaccgtGGCTAATGATGGTTGTGACAAATTGGTTCCATTGGCGTTTGCTTTGGTGTCGGCGgagaacaatgacaactgggagtggtttcttAATCTAGTGAGGACCAAG CTCAAGGACGCGgccgtggtgatggtggagctcgAGGACGTGGACGTGGTGACGGTGGAGCTCGAGGACGTGGCCGTGGTGATGtgtcacacccacgatgcggctata CTCGAGGACGTGGCCGTGGTGACGGTGGAGCTCAAGGACGTGGTCGTGGTGACGGTGGAGCTCGAGGACATGGCCGTGGTGACGACGGAGCTCGAGGACGTGGCCGTGGTGATAGTGGAGCTCGAGGACGTGGCCGTGCTTACTGGCTTGGGGCGTGAATCTTATGTATGTGTTGGTCAT GTTCCAGCCGATCGATCAGCAGAGATGGAGATCAGGCGGCGGCGGGCACTGGCGATGGCCCTGGCGGCGGTGCTGGCCGCCGTGACTGTTGCTCGGGTGGCCACGGCTGCGACAAGTTACACGGTGGGGGCGCCGGATGGGCTGTGGGACATGCACACGGACTATGCTGAGTGGGTCGCCGCCAGGACGTTCCACCCCGGCGACAACATCA CGTTTACGTACTCGAGAGAGCTGCACGACGTGGTGGAGGTGGGCAAGGCCGGCTACGACGCCTGCTCCAGCGCAAACAACGTCTCCGCCTTCCGCTCCGGCAACGACGTCGTCGCGCTCACCACCGTCGGCACGCGCTACTTCCTCTGCGGCCTCACCGGCCACTGCGACAGCGGAATGAAGATCAGGGTCGACGTGGTCGCCGCGTCCACCGGTCCCGTAGCCGCGCCGCCCACCACGTCTGCCGGGGGTAACGTCGTCGCAGGCCTTGGCGCGCTCGTGGTGACGCATGCTCTCCTTGCCAGCATCAGCGTCTGGTGA